The proteins below come from a single Malus sylvestris chromosome 3, drMalSylv7.2, whole genome shotgun sequence genomic window:
- the LOC126615960 gene encoding uncharacterized protein LOC126615960 isoform X2 — translation MEGEAAAAEGRHPLKPHPLFNNHNSWKHKLRENCYKRVREDRRRLLWKMRMLPTPQILNHIPNGLIKSAFQDIVSAELEKIKESSLDENVRSSTSVPEANDVLWEYDGLTNIYQGDCEEILLAMQRIFYEDLTTHPTRKEEICVETWEDEEDEYLSQAIYEHMQLNDKQMDREEVWCPVCKHGVLQENYNLIYCTLCKVQLNKANEVNLEIMRGRLAEVHTEHLDRGCKLKPKFCIETRFNITALMHTHCFHRESCYNHPHIFILFLFSPRTYFKSINLILYLF, via the exons ATGGAGGGAGAAGCAGCCGCAGCAGAAGGGCGGCATCCTCTGAAACCCCATCCTCTTTTCAATAACCATAACAGCTGGAAACATAAG CTGAGAGAGAACTGTTACAAAAGGGTTCGAGAAGACAGAAGGCGGTTGCTTTGGAAGATGAGAATGCTGCCCACTCCACAAATTCTCAATCATATTCCAAAT GGTTTGATCAAATCTGCATTCCAGGACATAGTTTCTGCTGAATTGGAAAAAATTAAGGAATCGTCATTGGATGAAAATGTAAGGAGTTCAACATCTGTCCCTGAGGCCAATGATGTGTTATGGGAATACGATGGCCTTACAAATATATACCAAGGTGATTGTGAAGAGATATTGTTAGCAATGCAAAGGATCTTTTATGAAGACCTGACTACTCATCCAACTAGAAAAGAAG AAATATGTGTTGAAACATGGGAAGATGAAGAGGATGAGTATTTGTCCCAGGCAATTTATGAGCATATGCAACTGAATGACAAGCAG ATGGACAGGGAGGAAGTTTGGTGCCCCGTCTGTAAGCACGGAGTACTACAAGAGAATTACAACCTAATATACTGCACTTTATGCAAAGTTCAGCTCAACAAAGCCAATGAG GTTAATTTGGAAATAATGCGGGGCAGGCTAGCAGAAGTTCACACAGAGCATCTTGATCGTGGCTGCAAACTGAAACCCAAGTTTTGCATCGAGACTAGATTTAATATAACTGCACT CATGCACACGCACTGTTTCCATAGGGAAAGCTGTTACAACCACCCCCATATTTTTATTCTATTTCTATTTTCCCCTAGAACATattttaaatctatcaatttaatCCTTTATCTCTTTTAA
- the LOC126615960 gene encoding uncharacterized protein LOC126615960 isoform X1: MEGEAAAAEGRHPLKPHPLFNNHNSWKHKLRENCYKRVREDRRRLLWKMRMLPTPQILNHIPNGLIKSAFQDIVSAELEKIKESSLDENVRSSTSVPEANDVLWEYDGLTNIYQGDCEEILLAMQRIFYEDLTTHPTRKEETEICVETWEDEEDEYLSQAIYEHMQLNDKQMDREEVWCPVCKHGVLQENYNLIYCTLCKVQLNKANEVNLEIMRGRLAEVHTEHLDRGCKLKPKFCIETRFNITALMHTHCFHRESCYNHPHIFILFLFSPRTYFKSINLILYLF, translated from the exons ATGGAGGGAGAAGCAGCCGCAGCAGAAGGGCGGCATCCTCTGAAACCCCATCCTCTTTTCAATAACCATAACAGCTGGAAACATAAG CTGAGAGAGAACTGTTACAAAAGGGTTCGAGAAGACAGAAGGCGGTTGCTTTGGAAGATGAGAATGCTGCCCACTCCACAAATTCTCAATCATATTCCAAAT GGTTTGATCAAATCTGCATTCCAGGACATAGTTTCTGCTGAATTGGAAAAAATTAAGGAATCGTCATTGGATGAAAATGTAAGGAGTTCAACATCTGTCCCTGAGGCCAATGATGTGTTATGGGAATACGATGGCCTTACAAATATATACCAAGGTGATTGTGAAGAGATATTGTTAGCAATGCAAAGGATCTTTTATGAAGACCTGACTACTCATCCAACTAGAAAAGAAG AAACAGAAATATGTGTTGAAACATGGGAAGATGAAGAGGATGAGTATTTGTCCCAGGCAATTTATGAGCATATGCAACTGAATGACAAGCAG ATGGACAGGGAGGAAGTTTGGTGCCCCGTCTGTAAGCACGGAGTACTACAAGAGAATTACAACCTAATATACTGCACTTTATGCAAAGTTCAGCTCAACAAAGCCAATGAG GTTAATTTGGAAATAATGCGGGGCAGGCTAGCAGAAGTTCACACAGAGCATCTTGATCGTGGCTGCAAACTGAAACCCAAGTTTTGCATCGAGACTAGATTTAATATAACTGCACT CATGCACACGCACTGTTTCCATAGGGAAAGCTGTTACAACCACCCCCATATTTTTATTCTATTTCTATTTTCCCCTAGAACATattttaaatctatcaatttaatCCTTTATCTCTTTTAA
- the LOC126615960 gene encoding uncharacterized protein LOC126615960 isoform X5 yields MEGEAAAAEGRHPLKPHPLFNNHNSWKHKLRENCYKRVREDRRRLLWKMRMLPTPQILNHIPNGLIKSAFQDIVSAELEKIKESSLDENVRSSTSVPEANDVLWEYDGLTNIYQGDCEEILLAMQRIFYEDLTTHPTRKEETEICVETWEDEEDEYLSQAIYEHMQLNDKQMDREEVWCPVCKHGVLQENYNLIYCTLCKVQLNKANEVNLEIMRGRLAEVHTEHLDRGCKLKPKFCIETRFNITAL; encoded by the exons ATGGAGGGAGAAGCAGCCGCAGCAGAAGGGCGGCATCCTCTGAAACCCCATCCTCTTTTCAATAACCATAACAGCTGGAAACATAAG CTGAGAGAGAACTGTTACAAAAGGGTTCGAGAAGACAGAAGGCGGTTGCTTTGGAAGATGAGAATGCTGCCCACTCCACAAATTCTCAATCATATTCCAAAT GGTTTGATCAAATCTGCATTCCAGGACATAGTTTCTGCTGAATTGGAAAAAATTAAGGAATCGTCATTGGATGAAAATGTAAGGAGTTCAACATCTGTCCCTGAGGCCAATGATGTGTTATGGGAATACGATGGCCTTACAAATATATACCAAGGTGATTGTGAAGAGATATTGTTAGCAATGCAAAGGATCTTTTATGAAGACCTGACTACTCATCCAACTAGAAAAGAAG AAACAGAAATATGTGTTGAAACATGGGAAGATGAAGAGGATGAGTATTTGTCCCAGGCAATTTATGAGCATATGCAACTGAATGACAAGCAG ATGGACAGGGAGGAAGTTTGGTGCCCCGTCTGTAAGCACGGAGTACTACAAGAGAATTACAACCTAATATACTGCACTTTATGCAAAGTTCAGCTCAACAAAGCCAATGAG GTTAATTTGGAAATAATGCGGGGCAGGCTAGCAGAAGTTCACACAGAGCATCTTGATCGTGGCTGCAAACTGAAACCCAAGTTTTGCATCGAGACTAGATTTAATATAACTGCACT
- the LOC126615960 gene encoding uncharacterized protein LOC126615960 isoform X4 produces the protein MEGEAAAAEGRHPLKPHPLFNNHNSWKHKLRENCYKRVREDRRRLLWKMRMLPTPQILNHIPNGLIKSAFQDIVSAELEKIKESSLDENVRSSTSVPEANDVLWEYDGLTNIYQGDCEEILLAMQRIFYEDLTTHPTRKEETEICVETWEDEEDEYLSQAIYEHMQLNDKQMDREEVWCPVCKHGVLQENYNLIYCTLCKVQLNKANEVNLEIMRGRLAEVHTEHLDRGCKLKPKFCIETRFNITALS, from the exons ATGGAGGGAGAAGCAGCCGCAGCAGAAGGGCGGCATCCTCTGAAACCCCATCCTCTTTTCAATAACCATAACAGCTGGAAACATAAG CTGAGAGAGAACTGTTACAAAAGGGTTCGAGAAGACAGAAGGCGGTTGCTTTGGAAGATGAGAATGCTGCCCACTCCACAAATTCTCAATCATATTCCAAAT GGTTTGATCAAATCTGCATTCCAGGACATAGTTTCTGCTGAATTGGAAAAAATTAAGGAATCGTCATTGGATGAAAATGTAAGGAGTTCAACATCTGTCCCTGAGGCCAATGATGTGTTATGGGAATACGATGGCCTTACAAATATATACCAAGGTGATTGTGAAGAGATATTGTTAGCAATGCAAAGGATCTTTTATGAAGACCTGACTACTCATCCAACTAGAAAAGAAG AAACAGAAATATGTGTTGAAACATGGGAAGATGAAGAGGATGAGTATTTGTCCCAGGCAATTTATGAGCATATGCAACTGAATGACAAGCAG ATGGACAGGGAGGAAGTTTGGTGCCCCGTCTGTAAGCACGGAGTACTACAAGAGAATTACAACCTAATATACTGCACTTTATGCAAAGTTCAGCTCAACAAAGCCAATGAG GTTAATTTGGAAATAATGCGGGGCAGGCTAGCAGAAGTTCACACAGAGCATCTTGATCGTGGCTGCAAACTGAAACCCAAGTTTTGCATCGAGACTAGATTTAATATAACTGCACT
- the LOC126615960 gene encoding uncharacterized protein LOC126615960 isoform X3, producing the protein MEGEAAAAEGRHPLKPHPLFNNHNSWKHKLRENCYKRVREDRRRLLWKMRMLPTPQILNHIPNGLIKSAFQDIVSAELEKIKESSLDENVRSSTSVPEANDVLWEYDGLTNIYQGDCEEILLAMQRIFYEDLTTHPTRKEETEICVETWEDEEDEYLSQAIYEHMQLNDKQMDREEVWCPVCKHGVLQENYNLIYCTLCKVQLNKANEVNLEIMRGRLAEVHTEHLDRGCKLKPKFCIETRFNITALYVFCAGCNTFEIVI; encoded by the exons ATGGAGGGAGAAGCAGCCGCAGCAGAAGGGCGGCATCCTCTGAAACCCCATCCTCTTTTCAATAACCATAACAGCTGGAAACATAAG CTGAGAGAGAACTGTTACAAAAGGGTTCGAGAAGACAGAAGGCGGTTGCTTTGGAAGATGAGAATGCTGCCCACTCCACAAATTCTCAATCATATTCCAAAT GGTTTGATCAAATCTGCATTCCAGGACATAGTTTCTGCTGAATTGGAAAAAATTAAGGAATCGTCATTGGATGAAAATGTAAGGAGTTCAACATCTGTCCCTGAGGCCAATGATGTGTTATGGGAATACGATGGCCTTACAAATATATACCAAGGTGATTGTGAAGAGATATTGTTAGCAATGCAAAGGATCTTTTATGAAGACCTGACTACTCATCCAACTAGAAAAGAAG AAACAGAAATATGTGTTGAAACATGGGAAGATGAAGAGGATGAGTATTTGTCCCAGGCAATTTATGAGCATATGCAACTGAATGACAAGCAG ATGGACAGGGAGGAAGTTTGGTGCCCCGTCTGTAAGCACGGAGTACTACAAGAGAATTACAACCTAATATACTGCACTTTATGCAAAGTTCAGCTCAACAAAGCCAATGAG GTTAATTTGGAAATAATGCGGGGCAGGCTAGCAGAAGTTCACACAGAGCATCTTGATCGTGGCTGCAAACTGAAACCCAAGTTTTGCATCGAGACTAGATTTAATATAACTGCACTGTACGTTTTCTGTGCTGGTTGTAATACATTTGAGATTGTAATATAG